GGCCGACGGCAAGCCGACGAACAGCGCCCCAGCGGCCCGGCCTTCGTCCTCCACGGTGCTGCCGCACGGCATCGTGAAGCCGGGAACCGCGCTGCCGGTCGGCGACGGAGCATGGACGGTGACGCTGCAGGGCTTCTTGCGGCTGCCGGCCGGAACCGTGCCCGGCGTGCCGGCCGGCTCGAGCGCGTACACGGCGCGGGTGACCGTGGCCAACCAGCGGGCGCAGGTCGCGACCGCGCCGCGGACCGCCGTCACCGCCCGGTATGGAGCTCTCGGGCGCACGGCTGCCGAAGCCGCCGGCAGCAGCACGTCCTCCTCCAAGGACGAACCGCAGCAGGTCCGCCCCAACGGGTCCGTCGACCGGGACCTGAAGCTGGTGCTTCCCGATCAGGCCCAGGGCCTGCCGGTCACCGTGACCGTGGAAGCGACCGAGGAGGGCCTGGCCGAGCCGGAGCTGCTCTTCTTCGAAGGCGCCCTTCCGGGCACCGCCGCCTCGCCGGACACCCAGGCGCCGCAGGGCGCGCCGGCCGGGCCGTCGGTCACGCCGCTTGGGCAGTGGAGCGGCCAGGTGCGCGTGGGCAAGGTGACGGTGAGCGGCGAGGGCGCCTCGCGCACGGGGAGCCTGGAGCTCAGCGTGGTCAACCGATCCGCCGACCCGATGCGCGGCCTGGGCACCACCCTGCGGATCCTGACCGGCCAGGACCTGCACCTGGCCGCCACCGTCCGCCCGGTGTACGGGTACCGCGACGCTGCGATCGCCCCGTACCGCACCGCTACGCAGACCGTCTCCTTCCGTGTTCCGGAGGCGGCCGTCGGCGGCCCGGTGACGGTCGAGGCAGTCGACGCGGGCGGCTCCAAGGTCACCTTCGAGGGCACGCTCGGCTGAAGGAGCCCATAAAAGTTCGGGCGGAGTGTCACACCGGCGGTCCCCGCCACACCTGTAGCAGGTGAACGGTGCCTTCTCCGACCCGAACAGGACTCCCTTACATGGCCCCTCGCCTCCTGGCCGCCGGCCTCGTGCTCGCCGGCGCGCTCGCCGCCTCCGCCTGCGGACCCCTCACCGCCCCCGGCTCCACCGCCGATGCCGCCCCCGCTCGTGGTCCGGCCGCGGCCGGAGGCGCGCCCGTGCTGGCCCAGCTGAACAAGCTGACGGTCCGGGCGCAGATCTCCCTCGACGGCTACAGCCGCGACGCCTTCGGACCGGCGTGGAGCGATGCGGGCACGGTCGAGATGTCGGGGAATTCCTGTCCGACGCGCCAGGACGTCCTGGCGCGCGACCTGGAGGACGTCGTTCGGGCCGAGGACGGCTGCACCGTCCTCTCCGGCGTTCTCCACGACGGGTACACGGGCCGGACGATCGCCTTCAAGCGCGGCCCCGGTACGTCCATGGCCGTGCAGATCGACCACGTGGTCCCCTTGGCCCTCGGGTGGCGCTCGGGGGCCCGGGAGCTGACCGCCGCGCAGAGGCTGAACTACGCGAACGACCCGGCGAATTTGGTTGCTGCCGACGGTCCGACGAACGCCGCGAAGGGTGCCAAGGACGCCTCGGTGTGGATGCCCCCGCGGGCCGAGGCCCACTGCTGGTACGCGACCGCTCAGGTCCGTGTGAAGACCAAGTACCGCCTGTCGGTCACGCCGGCGGAGAAGGCGGCCCTGCGCACCGCGCTGGAATCCTGCCCGGCCGAGGCGGCCCGGCGATGAGGCCGGCCGCACAGCCGCTGCCTTTCGGAGCGGACCGGGACCGGTGGACCCATGCTGTCCGGGAAGCCGCCCGGCTGCATCACGCCGTGCGCGCCGAGCTGGCCGGCCGGCTCGCGGCCCCGGGCATCGAGCGGTCCGCAGTCGAGCGGCAGGAGGAAGCGGTGGAGTCGGCGATCCGTGACGACCGTGCGCCCGCGTCGCCGGCCAGGCCGGCGCTGCCGGAAGAGCTGCTGCCCCGGGCACTGCTGGACGAGGTGCGGCTGGAGCTGGAGGAGCTGGGGCACGGACTGCGCCACGCCCGGGAGGTCCTGGGCGGCGCCGACGAAGGAACGCAGCATGCGACGAATGGAGAGCGCGATGAGTGAGCACGAGCTGGACCGGCCTGTCCTGTGGCGGGAGGCCCATCCGGACGCCTACGCCGAACTGAAGCGCACCTGGGGGGTGATCGGGCACAGCAGTGTCCTCATGGTGCTCAGCCTGAGCTTGATCGGCACGTCGCTGACGCTGGGCTACCTGCATCTGCCGGGATGGCTGGCGACCGTCGCGCGCCTGGGCACCAGCGCAGCGGCAGTCGGCTGCGGCGCGGTCGGCCTGTGGCGGCTGGTCCGTGCCCTGTTCCGGTCGGCGCGGGCGGTCATCCGTACGCGCCGGCGCGGCGCCGGCAGCAAGGCGCAGGGGGCGGCCGCCGAGGACACCCAGCCCGAGGCCGCGCCGGCGGCGGCGTCCTGAACGGGAGAGGCGAGCCGTGTTCCGGTCCGAGAGCTTCACCGTCGGGTTCGCCGTCGGTGCCGTGGCCTGGTGCGTTCCGTTCGTGCGGGGGCTGGGCCGGCGCGGGGTCACCAGGGGCCTCGTTCCCGGGCGTCGTAGACGGCCTCCCACTCGGCGAAGGTGAGGCACTGCTCGGCGGTGCGCGCGTGGCGGGCCCGGTCCGCCGCCGCGAGCGAGGCGAGGATCCTGTCGCGGATGACGAAGCCGGGCGGATCGGGTTCCGGCTCGGCGGGTGGGTAGAGGCTGTGCAGACGGGTGCGCACCGTCTCCATGGCCTCCAGGAAGGCCGTGTTGGGCGGGACGGCGTCGGCCGGTTCCTCGCGCTGTCCACACGTGGGGGCTGGCTGGTCCTGGTCGGCGAACTCGCTCCAGCGGGCCATGATCACGCTGGCTGGGGAGGCCGGCCGCCGGGGCACGCGCCAGACCGACAGGTCGGCGGCGATGTCGGCGGCGGACAGGCCGGTGGCGATCCAGGGTCGCAAAGCGAAGGCGAGGCGGCGCAGGCCCTCGCCCTGGGTCCAGGGCACCCGGGGGCGTATCCAGGCGGCGACCGAGACGGCGTGCGCGGCCTGCTGCGTGTTGGCCCGGTAGGGCTCTGGAACCTCGTGCCTGCGACGGGAGCGCGGCCGCGCGCTGCGGGGTGCGCTGGTGTTGTTCTTCTTCCCTCCCATCTCAGCTTTAGGACGTGGGTGGTTGGTCTTACAGGAAGGGGTGTCACGGCTGTGGGAGGGGCGGGTGCGGCGGCGGGCGTCGGCGATGGCCAGCTGGCGTCCCTGTTCGGTGAATCCGATGTGCCGTGCGTGGTAGCCGTGGCCGCTCACACGGTGGCCGAGGGCGTCGTCCCAGGCGCGCGGGACGACGGCGGCGTAGATGGTGGCGGTGCCGGCCCACTCGCCGCTTCCGGCGGGGCGGGTGTTGGCCCGGGTTCCGTGGAGCGCCCAGACGAGGAGGCCGAGCTCGCGCAGGACGGCGATGTGCCGCTCCAGGGTGCGGCGGCTGATGCCGAGGCGCTTGAACATGGTGTCGCGGCAGTAGGCGACGTGCCCGTCGGCGTTCAGGCGCGCAGCGAGGTCACGCGCAACGCGCAGCGTGGTGTCGCCGGCCTTGGGGTGCAGGCGCTGGGTGATGGCCCAGGTGG
Above is a genomic segment from Streptomyces sp. NBC_01426 containing:
- a CDS encoding HNH endonuclease family protein; this encodes MAPRLLAAGLVLAGALAASACGPLTAPGSTADAAPARGPAAAGGAPVLAQLNKLTVRAQISLDGYSRDAFGPAWSDAGTVEMSGNSCPTRQDVLARDLEDVVRAEDGCTVLSGVLHDGYTGRTIAFKRGPGTSMAVQIDHVVPLALGWRSGARELTAAQRLNYANDPANLVAADGPTNAAKGAKDASVWMPPRAEAHCWYATAQVRVKTKYRLSVTPAEKAALRTALESCPAEAARR